ggtccataccacaatttatatactaagatctacgagtcatctGCTGGATTGGTCCTgggcagatttattttcatatttcatttactgttatctgttattatccctttccaattccttgttatctgtttttcaccaaatcaaatcactgttttgctgttatggggacccccctttgcccccccccccccctcattacATAGTGATCATTAGATTGTGGATACCTTGTTACTATGAGCTTGTTGTTGCCTTATAATCATCAGCTTGTGGTTACTGTGTGATCATCAGCTTGTGTGTGCATTGTGATCATTATTAGGGtgtcctttaagagtagactagtccgacagataaccaatcttcTTTCTTCGTTTTCATGTACTCTACTGATCGCAGCTCACAACACGACTCACTTCTTGGACAAATTATTATGGAAATCCCTGATGAATTGAACGCTAAAGTTAGCAGCCATGAAGTTGTCTGGTAAAGAACCTGATTGGAAGTTTTCGGCAAGTACTGACCAGGTGACCGTACAGTTGACATGGAACAAGGCTAAGGAACCAGAGGCATTCTCCAGTAAATCCAAGCCGGCTCTAAAAAAGAACAAACCAGGAGAAGGGACGCCAAGCGTTACGACCAGTGGGTGCAGCCAAAAGCTCTGCTGCAACATCAGCTGAGGTCAAACCACCAGGTAGACCAGAAACAGCAGAAGAAGCCATACCATCACTAGAGGGCAGCAGGGAGATAATACCCACAAAATAACAAGGGGGAAATTAGGGGATCGTTATCAAAACGAATATCGTCATCAGTCCGTTCAACCACAGGAAGGCATGCCATCTCCAATATCGCCAACCAACCAGCGACAGAGACTAGTAAGACTAGACTACTTTGAAAGAGAGGGTAACATATCTGAACTAATAATGACTTCAAAGCTCAGCTAACAAACAAACTATCCAAGAATTCTACTGTATTttgtgtcagttggtctcttgtggagagttgtctatagcaattataccacatctacatctttttttttctcaagtcaATGCCGCGTGCTTAGCGGAGATGCAGCTAATACCAATTTTAAGATCTTTGGATTCACCCGTTAGGGCTTCGAACCCAGGACACTATCCCTCACTCGAGACGAACGCGCTACAACTTACCCACCGGGGCGGTTTGACCATGGAACTTCCGTGGTTTGACTATGTTTCATATTAGTTACAGGAAAAAACTACCAGCGCTGTTTTGTCCTAATTCTTATGTATATGGATGTATcacttgttttgtttttgcattgttTGAAAGATTTAAACAACAATTTAGTTATGATATTGTTTTAACGAATAACATAAAATCAACAACATCTTTATATCTTTCAAATTGTTCCCGAAAACTTTTCAAACactcaagtttttttttataattttgtgttgCCAATTCtcacaatttaaagtatttagatcatttgtaacatttttttccaaaagaaATATTTACCAGAAAAGCTTTTGTATTTTACGtgataaaataataagaaaagatATTCacggaaacttttttttttaatttccttctaTCATTTCAAACTGTATTGTTAGTATAATAGTCACAGCTTTGAATCACAAAACAGTTGATTATGAACCTTGACCTCATATGTGAACAGTTTTCAACCTGAATAGTATAGTGTTATAGTTTATATAATGATTGTCATAGTAAGGTGGATATATCCAAAATGCAGATAAAAAGTAAACAGAATTTGTGTAGTGTTgttaaagacaaaaaatattCTTCAAGTTCACTGAAAGGACTTAACCAATGCCAGCATATTTTACGGAAATACAAACTTTTCCGTAAGAAGTTGGGACAGTTTGCTAAGAGGATTGTAATGCCTGTTTTGGCACATAAAGAAAAGAAGAGAGATGAATTCAAACGTCCCCACGCTATCGTTAGCAGCAGACACAGAAATAACATCCCTTAAGAAGGAAGAAGTTGTTCTTGGACGCTTGCTTGGCACAGGTGGATTCGGATCAGTTTACAGAGGTAAATACAAAGATTCAACTGTGGCCGTCAAAGTAATGCACAGAGTAACGAAAATCCTGCGGCACAGCTGGAAAGCTTCAAGGCTGAGTTAAATACGATAGGATTCGACCATGAAAACATTGTCAAAACTATCACAGCTACATCTTTGGATGTTTTTGATCAAGGTGCTTGGATTGTTATGGAGTATGCTGGACATCGGACATTACAAAGCCTTATAGATGACGATTCCATTTCCCTTGGGCCATGCCGCAGGGTCAAATTTTCCCAGCAGATTGCCGAAGCTCTAAAGTATGCACATGACATGAAAATTGTTCATCTGGATTTAAAACCAGCAAACATTCTCATAACGCCAGATGGTCGATGCAAAGTTGCAGACTTTGGTTGCTCTCAAAAAGTGAGAGATTGACACGGGGATTGTCAGTCCAACACAAAGATCCATTTTGACAGGTACTTTTGCTTACAGAGCTCCAGAACTATTAAAAGGTGAAGCTCCGTCTAAAAGGGCAGATATTTATGCATTAGCTGTCATAATGTGGCAGTTGTTGAGTCGACAGACCCCGTTTAGTAACGAAAACCAGCACGTAGTTATTTTTGGCGTGGTAGCATATGGACAGAGACCTAAGCATCCAGAAATTGATGTTGATCCGTTTGAGGAATCGTATAGAGACTTGTATTCACAGTGTTGGCTACCATGTGCCTTAGACCGACCAACAGCTGGGGAAATTGCGGAATTGTTGAACATATGGAGAGGTTACATGTAAAGTGTTgtgaaaaaagaatattttacttAAAACAAACCAAATAGCAATTTATTGATAAATGATTTGTATGCCAATAGAAACAAGATTTAGGTATTTTAATGTCAATTTGtgtaaatattcatttgataattttTGCCTGAGAGGTGTCTTTACATACACATCTCAATGTATTTtctgttgatttatttttgtcAGCCTGATTTTATGGCTTTGATAGACATTGTACAGTGTATAGCTTATTttttacattagttttttttacaattgttatCCTGTTTTATGTACAGAATATTATTTACATTTGTTCTcgttattttacatttgttatttttattttgagaacagttgtttttacatttgttttcctttaaaaaaaactactcGTGAACTATTAAAGTTTGGTATTGAATCCAAGACCCGAGGGTAAATTCATTGTGAAGTGCGATCTCCCGGtcaatctttataattttaaataatatgtgAAACCGAAACTACGTCTTGAATACTGAACGCGCATTTTAGTCAACAACacatgacatgacatgacatgacatttattttgagatgtaaaaaaaacatttgcaacCACCGTGACCTTGCATCGAACACATAACTCAAGTATTTTACATTTCATGATTTGTGATTTCCCGCGATTTTATTCGGTGCTTCTCTAGAGTATTTATTGATTAGGTCAAGGATTTGGTATTGCAACTATTTACATGGAGAGAAACACAGGTATGCAACACATTTAATGCATTGTACATGAT
This sequence is a window from Mytilus edulis unplaced genomic scaffold, xbMytEdul2.2 SCAFFOLD_729, whole genome shotgun sequence. Protein-coding genes within it:
- the LOC139508547 gene encoding LOW QUALITY PROTEIN: serine/threonine-protein kinase mos-like (The sequence of the model RefSeq protein was modified relative to this genomic sequence to represent the inferred CDS: inserted 1 base in 1 codon; deleted 1 base in 1 codon) — encoded protein: MNSNVPTLSLAADTEITSLKKEEVVLGRLLGTGGFGSVYRGKYKDSTVAVKVMHRXNENPAAQLESFKAELNTIGFDHENIVKTITATSLDVFDQGAWIVMEYAGHRTLQSLIDDDSISLGPCRRVKFSQQIAEALKYAHDMKIVHLDLKPANILITPDGRCKVADFGCSQKVEIDTGIVSPTQRSILTGTFAYRAPELLKGEAPSKRADIYALAVIMWQLLSRQTPFSNENQHVVIFGVVAYGQRPKHPEIDVDPFEESYRDLYSQCWLPCALDRPTAGEIAELLNIWRGYM